CCGCTCATTGCCCGGCGTTTACATCGCCGTCGTCATGGGTCGCAACGCCGGCTTCCTCACTGCCGCCTCCGCCTTTGCGCGCAAATACGAGGACGACGGTCCGCATCTGATCTACCTCCCCGAACGTCAGTTCCGTAAGGAGTCCTTCGTGAAGGACGTCGAGCAGGTCTACAAGAAGTTCGGCCGGTGCATCGTCGCCGTTTCCGAAGGCATTCTCGGCGAGGACAACAAGCCGGTCATCACCCAGCTCATGGAGAACGCCGAGACCGACGCCCACGGCAACGTGCAGCTTTCGGGCACCGGCGCGCTGGGCGACCTGCTCGCCGACCTGATCAAGAAAGAGCTGAAGATCAAGCGCGTTCGCGCCGACACTTTCGGCTACCTGCAGCGCAGCTTCGTCGGCATCGTTTCCGAGGTCGACCAAGCCGAGGCCCGCGAGGTCGGGGAAAAGGCCGCCCAGTTCGCGATCTGGAACGAGGTCGACGGCTCTGTCGCGATCCGGCGCACCGGCGACTACTCGGTCGAGTATTTCCTGACGCCGCTCGAGACGGTCGCGAAGGAAACCAAGGGCATGCCCGACAAGTTCATCGCCCCGATGGGAACCGACGTCACCGACGAGTTCATGAAATACGCCCGCCCTCTGCTCGGCTCGATGCCGGATTACGAGCGGCTGATGGCCCCGGTGGTGAAGAAATGACGTCCGTTCAGGCCGGAGAACGGCGCCGCATCGTCGTATCGAGATTCGATGCCCGCGGTCGCGGGGTTGCGGTGATCGACGGCGAAGAGGTTGCCGTTCCCGGCCTGTTTCCCGGCGACGAGATCGAGTTCGTGCGCGAAGCCGGCCCGAGGGGCCGCCCGACCTGGGAGCCGCAGGAACTGACGAAGCCGTCGCCCGACCGCATCAAGCCCGACTGCCCGTTCCACGGGCCGTGCGGCGGCTGCGACTGGCTGGAACTCTCGGAAAAAGGCCGCCGCAAGGGAAAACAGCAGATCCTCACGTCGGCTCTCGAGGATATTCCGGGATTCGACACGGCGACCATTGCGCCGTTCGCCGCCGCCCGCGAGGGCGAGACGATCCGGTACATGCCCCGTGTCCGCATTCACCAGGGCCGGCACCGGGCATCACAGGATGCCGGATTCCTGCCGGCCGAAGGGCACGAGGACGAAACGCACGGGGGCATCGTTCCCGTCACCTCGTGCGCGCTCCTGACGAAACCCCTGGGAAAACGACTCGTGGCGGCGCGGCGGGCGCTGGGTGCCCTGCCCTTCCGCGTCGACGGCCTCGTGCTGGCCGCGGCGAACGCCGGGCCCGAAGCCGTGACCGGCCATCTCACGCTCGGCGCCGGAGCTTCGCCGGGCCGCGTCAGGCCGGAACTCTGGAAACTGATCCGCGGGGCCGACCTGGCCGGGCTCAGCTACGGACGGCCAGACAAGGGCGTCGAAGGCGTGCTCGAGGACGTCTCGGTCGCCGGCCTTCTCGCCCACGGCGTCGAGGGCGGTCCGTTCTTCACCGAGCCCGGCTTCTTCAGCCAGGGCAACGTGTTCCAGAACAAGCATCTCGTGCGGGAAGTGGTGCGCCTCTCTGGCGCCGCCGACGGAAAACGGATCGTCGAGGGCTTCGCCGGCGCCGGGAATTTCACGATTCCCCTGGCCGCCGCCGGCGCGACGGTCGAGGCCGTCGAGTCGCACCCGGGCGCCGTTCGCATGGCGATCCGGAACCGTCAGCGAGCGAAATGCGGCGAACGGATCACCCTCGTCGAAGGCGACGCGATGAAGGAACTCGGAAAACTCGCGCCGGAACCCGACGCGCTGGTGGTCGATCCGCCCCGCACCGGGATGCCCACGATCGCCGCCACCGTCGCGAAACTCAAACCCGCGACGATCGTCTATGTAGCGTGTGATATGGAATCATTGCGCCGAGACGCTCAGGCGCTCGTAAAGGCCGGCTACCAAATCGCGGATGTCGCCGGCATCGACCTCTACCCCCGCACCCACCACGTCGAAGCCGTCATCAAATTCGTGCGGAACGATCAGTAACATACCAAGACCGTTTCACAGCGATACACCGAGGCTC
Above is a genomic segment from Candidatus Ozemobacteraceae bacterium containing:
- a CDS encoding 6-phosphofructokinase, whose translation is MAKLVGNVLIAQGGGPTAVINQSLVGAVLESRKFPEVQRVYGALHGVRGIVEENFVDLTQATTHNLERIACTPSSALLSTRDKPDAEYCAKIFKVCMKHNVRYFFYIGGNDSADAVRIVNDNARNAGYELRCIHIPKTIDNDLRVTDHCPGYGSAAKFVALAFAGANLDNRSLPGVYIAVVMGRNAGFLTAASAFARKYEDDGPHLIYLPERQFRKESFVKDVEQVYKKFGRCIVAVSEGILGEDNKPVITQLMENAETDAHGNVQLSGTGALGDLLADLIKKELKIKRVRADTFGYLQRSFVGIVSEVDQAEAREVGEKAAQFAIWNEVDGSVAIRRTGDYSVEYFLTPLETVAKETKGMPDKFIAPMGTDVTDEFMKYARPLLGSMPDYERLMAPVVKK